One Haloterrigena salifodinae DNA window includes the following coding sequences:
- a CDS encoding glycosyltransferase family 4 protein, translating to MNVLQLVTSPRPFFDHQVSVLEARGVDCTVCTVPGVDDAGGRSPSDYARFYPAILSEIRSGEYDLIHANYGLTTPFAFAQPIRPVVVSLWGTDLMSDHSWLRWLSRRAARSADATIVPSQPMSDALETDHHVIPFGVDTEQFRPIPQAEARERIGWETDRPIALFPYDTERGVKDFTRARRLVERADADLELRPVCGVDYEEIPHYMNASDVLLVTSKRESGPMVVKEAAACNLPIVSTDVGFVRETIDGLANCVVSDDDDDLIAGLERVAADRGRSDGRDVIDGLRLEALGDRLHEVYRRVLERPDRSGQPTGVSHGT from the coding sequence ATGAATGTACTCCAGTTGGTCACCTCGCCGCGGCCGTTTTTCGACCACCAAGTATCGGTCCTCGAAGCGCGCGGCGTCGACTGCACGGTCTGTACCGTCCCCGGAGTGGACGACGCCGGCGGCCGATCGCCGTCGGACTACGCCCGGTTCTACCCGGCCATCCTCTCCGAGATCCGATCGGGCGAGTACGATCTGATCCACGCGAACTACGGACTCACGACGCCGTTCGCGTTCGCCCAGCCGATCCGACCGGTCGTGGTGAGTCTCTGGGGCACGGACCTGATGAGCGACCACTCGTGGCTCCGGTGGCTCAGTCGACGCGCGGCCCGCAGCGCGGACGCTACGATCGTTCCGAGTCAACCCATGTCCGACGCGCTCGAGACCGACCACCACGTGATCCCTTTCGGCGTCGACACCGAGCAGTTCAGACCGATTCCACAGGCGGAGGCTCGCGAGCGCATCGGCTGGGAGACCGACCGACCGATCGCGCTCTTCCCGTACGACACCGAGCGCGGGGTCAAGGACTTCACCCGGGCGCGTCGACTCGTCGAACGGGCCGACGCCGACCTCGAGTTGCGCCCGGTCTGCGGCGTCGACTACGAGGAGATTCCCCACTACATGAACGCCAGCGACGTCCTCCTCGTCACGTCGAAACGCGAGAGCGGACCGATGGTCGTCAAAGAGGCCGCCGCGTGTAACCTGCCGATCGTCTCGACCGACGTCGGCTTCGTCCGCGAGACGATCGACGGCCTGGCCAACTGTGTCGTCAGCGACGACGACGACGACCTGATCGCCGGCCTCGAGCGGGTCGCCGCCGATCGCGGGCGGTCCGACGGTCGCGACGTCATCGATGGACTGCGCCTCGAGGCGCTGGGAGACCGTCTCCACGAAGTGTACCGGCGCGTCCTCGAACGCCCCGACCGCTCGGGGCAGCCCACGGGGGTGAGCCATGGGACGTAA